DNA from Puniceicoccaceae bacterium:
GATGGTGAAGAGGAGATTGGAACCCAAAGGGTGCAAAGAACCCGAAGAAGATCAGATGGTTTGGGGTGAACGAGGTGGTTTTTTGATCTTCCAATTTGGAATACCAAGCCAGTCACTTTGGAAACGAAGGTGCTTTCGAATCGACCCGATGCTGCAATGATCCTGACGGCAGCGGTGTTTTCCAATCCTGTGGCGAGGAGTGAACTCAAAGCTGTTTAGACCCGCCCCACTTCTAAACCCCTCGAATTCGAGGGGTTTAAGACCGGGTGTGGAGAGTTGATGCAAACCGTTGGATGAAACCACAGTTCGGTTGGCTCCACACGCCAGAGGCGGGTCTTCGGGAGACCCGCAGTGGGTATGGAGGAGGAGCGATGAGGAATGGTAAGGGAGCGAACGGAGGACGGCGGAAGTTTGACCTTTTCGGTCTGGTGAAATTGGTGGAGGAGTGAGCCAGTGCATGGAATCATTCTATCACATGCACAGGGACAAAATCTGTCCATCTGGATAACTTGTGAATAAGTTTTTGTGGGTTCTGTGAAGCAGGGTTATAGCCACAAAGTAAACAGAGACGGGGGATGTTTTTGTGATCTATGTGGCTCGAGGATTTAACTCGTCATGCTGAAGATTGGCATGGCTCTGGAACTTGGTAGGGAAGAGGTTATAACCACAAAGGGCACAAAGAACACAGGGGGGGGGAAGATGTGTTTTGTGTTTTTTTGTGATCTCTGTGGCTGATCGTCTAGAGTGCGTATTTTTTTATCTCGAAGCGGCAGGACCCGAAGTTGATCAGCAAGCCGTGTTTGAGGCGCGCTGACTTGAGATATCCAAGAATTTGGGCGGTGTGCTCCGGAGCCAGGGTTTTTACAGCTTTGAGTTCGAGAATGAGCCAGTCTTCGAGTAGAATGTCTGCGAAATAGTCGCCAAGGACGGTTCCATCTTCATCATAAACCCTGATGGGTTCTTGTTGTCTGACTGTGAATCCAGATTTTGTCAGTCGGTTGGCTAGTGCGTTTTCATATACCTTTTCCAGGTGAACATGTCCGTGATAGGTGTGAATATCGTATCCTGTCTGTCTGACGTGATTACAAACGGCCTTAACTTCTTCATTGGGTTTCATATTCTTGGCTGGATTTGAGTGGTAGGGAAGAGGTTATAACCACAAAGGGCACAAAGAACACAGAGAGGTGTGTGTTGTGATCTCTGTGGCTCGAGGATTTAACTCTGTTTGCGGGAGGGGTGGACGCTGTAGCGTTGGGCGAGTTGGTGGGTGATGGAGCGAAGGTTGTCGCGCAGCTCGGGAGGTTCGATTACTTCGGCGTGGCGGCCCCAGGAGAGCACCCAGCGCTGGATGTCCATGAGGTGATTGAGTGTGTAGGATGCGATGACACTGCCATCACTCTGCTCTTCCAGGCTTTGGGAGGGATGCCATTTGCGCTCGCGCAGAAAGGGGGCGGCTGTGGGGTCGAAATGAATGCGGATGAAGTAGCACTGATCGTGTCCGGTGAAAAGACCGAAGCTCTGGGAGAGGTAAGTCCTGAGATTGAAGGATTCGGGTGGCGTGAAAGTTGTATCGAGCAATGCCAGCGATTCCATGCGAGAGAGCAGAAATTTTCGCGGTTCCCGCTTGGTGGGATCCCAGCAGATGAGTGCCCAGTGGTGCTCCATGTGGGCCAGGTGCAATGGCCAGAGGGTGCGCTGACGGGCGCGACTTTCATCGGGTTTGCGGTAGGAGATGCGGATGCAGCGACTGAGCCGAATGGCCTCCAGTGCGGAACCAAACCAGCGGTGTTCCTGTGTTTCGGAGGTGTCGGGATTGTGAACCGAGAGCAGGGATTCCAAGTCTGTCACAGGGAGGGAGACGGCACCTCCCATGAGGGTTGCAACCTTGGACAGGATGGAGTCGAGCGCCTTGCCGAGGGCGGAACCCTGCCATGCGGCGAAGGTTTGGGAGGCAAGTGTGAGGGAGAGTGCTTCTTCACCCGTAATGCGCAGCAGGGGAAGGTATTCGCTTTCGGTATCGCAGAAATAACTTTTGGAATTGGGATCCCAGTGGATCTTCATGCCTAAGTCTTCGCGCATGTATCGCAGGTAACGCTTGATTGTGCGGTCGCTCAAGCCCAGGCGTTCGCCGAGTGTGCTTGTTGTGATTTTCCGACCGGAATGCAAGGCATTGTAGATCAGGAGCAGGCGATCAATCGGGGGGCGCGAGGTGGAGTCAGGCATGGATCGGGAGAAAGGATGCGGAAGGGTCAGAATTACTCATTGTACGAAGTGGTGGATACTGGGCAATCTTTTGCATTGGGATCGTTTTGCAGAATTGAGCGAAATCCCAAAGGGAAAGTGGAATCGATAAAGAACTGAAATAATGTTCACTTGAAGCTTGCATTGTGAGAAGCCTGAAGGATCATGGATTTGCGTTTGCTGCTTTGCGGGAAATGCGCTTTTTCGGAGGAAACTATGATTCAGGCAGCACCCATCACAACATCGGCCACGCACATCCTTTTGCGTGGTGTGCGACAGAACAATCTCAAGGGGATTGATGTGGATATCCCACTTGGCAAGCTGACGGTGGTCACCGGGCTGAGTGGCAGTGGGAAATCATCGCTGGTATTTGAGACCCTGCATGCAGAGGGACAGCGGCGCTATGTGGAAACCTTCAGTGCCTATACGCGGCAGTTTCTGGATCTGCTGGACAAACCCGATGTGGAGTCCGTTACGAACATCCGTCCTTCGATTGCAATCCAGCAGACCAATACCGTCAAGACCTCGCGTTCCACTGTGGGCACGATGACCGAGCTGTGTGATTATTTCAAAGTGTGGTTCAACCATCACTGCGAGTGTTTTGATCCCGAGACGGGAGAGCGTGTGATTGATGAGTATCCGGAAGTGATCTGGGCCGGACTTGAATCGCAGAAATGGAGTGCACCAGTCCTGATCGCTTTTCGCATCCGCAAACCCGGGAACCTGGACTGGGCAGAGGTGATTGCCCCGCTGATCAGCCAGGGGTACTCGCGCTTCCTTCGGGATGGCAAGGTGGGCAAGCTGGGGGAAATCGAACCTGAGAAACTCGACCATGCTGAACTCGTGGTCATCCAGGATCGAATTCGAATCGATGAGGCCAATCGTTCCCGGTTTCTCGATTCAACGGGAAACGCACAGCATTTTGGAAATGGGGCAGTCGAGCTGTACCATGATTCGGGCGAGTTCATTGGCGCCTACACGCGTGGCCTGCACTCGGCGAAGAGCGGACGGAAGTTTCGGGACAAAAGCGCAGCGCTGTTTTCGTTTAACACTCCGATTGGGGCCTGTCCGAAGTGCAGGGGCTTTGGCAGGGTGATCGAGATCGACTACGGACTGGTCATTCCCGATACTTCGGTGTCGATTGATGATGGTGCGATCCGTGCCTTCAGCGGGGAAGTGTATCAGGAGAGTCTTTTTGATCTGCAGCGCGCTTGCCGGAATAAGAAGATCCGCACAGATGTGCCCTGGCGGGAGATGAAGGCCGAGCATCTTGCCTTTGTGATGGAGGGAGAGCCGGGCTACCAGCAGGGAGACTTTGAGCGGAAAGGGTCGTGGTATGGTGTGAAGCGGTTTTTTGATTTTCTTCAGGGCACGAGCTACAAAATGCACGTACGCGTGTTTCTGTCGAAGTATCGGTCCTACGTGAATTGCCCAGCCTGTAATGGGGCGCGCCTGCAGCCGGAATCGCTGTGCTGGAAGTGGGAAGGATATCGACTGCCAGACCTATACGAGTTGCCCGTGCGGGACCTGCACGCCTTGCTCCTGGAGAAGACGAAATCCACTGGAAACGCGCAGGTTGATTCGGCTCGTGAGGCCATCCTGAGCCGTCTTTCCTACCTCAACGATGTGGGCTTGGGTTACCTGACCCTGAACCGCAGTTCCCGCACCTTGTCAGGAGGAGAAGTGGAGCGGGTGAATCTGACAGCCTGCCTGGGGACGCGATTGACGGACACGTTGTTTGTTCTGGATGAACCATCGGTGGGTCTGCATGCGCGGGATATCAATCGCCTGATCCGCATCCTCAAACTGCTCACGGGACTCGGAAATACGGTGGTGCTGGTTGAGCATGATGAGTCGGTCATGCGCGCTGCGGACTATCTGATCGAAATCGGACCGCGCCCCGGGCGAAACGGGGGAACGGTGGTGTTTGAGGGAGACTACGATGCGATACGGGTTCATCCCGATTCCATCACAGGTGCCTATCTTAGCGGACGCCGCAAAATCGATGGAACCGCACACCGTCTGCCTGTCGATCTGCCGCGCCTTCCCATGGCCTCGTCGACTATTGCACGGATATCAGATGGAGAACAACCCGCGATCCAGATACGCGGTGCGAGCAAGCACAACTTGAAGGATGTGGATGTGGACGTTCCGCTGAACCGCTTTGTCTGCCTGACCGGGGTGTCGGGTTCGGGCAAGAGCACCCTCATGAATCATGTGCTGTACCAGGGACTGTTGCAGCAACGTGGGCGGGTGGTGGAGGACGTCGCAACGATCCGATCCCTGACCATTCCCTTTGATCTGGATCTGATGCTGGTTGACCAGTCGGCGATCAGCCGCACACCGCGGTCGAATCCGGCCCTGTTTGTGGATGTATGGGAACCGATTCGTAAACTGTTTGCGTCGACCGAAACGGCCAAAGCATCGGGGTTTACGCATTCCGAATTTTCCTTCAACAGTGGGAATGGACGCTGCGAGCACTGTCAGGGACTGGGATACGAAAAGGTGGAGATGCAATTTTTATCCGACGTGTTTGTGAAGTGCCCTGTTTGTGAAGGGAAACGGTTCAAGCAGGAGATCCTCGAAACCCGCTGGCACGGACATTCGATAGCCGATGTGTTGGAGATGGACATTGCCGAGGCGCTGGAAGTGTTTCGCAAGGTGCCGAAGGTGGCAAATGGACTGAAGGTGCTCGTCGAAGTCGGGTTGGGGTATCTGCAAATGGGACAGCCGCTGAATACCTTGTCAGGAGGGGAATCCCAGCGCCTGAAGCTGGTCAGCTTTCTGTCCAAACTTGAAGACGGTGCGAAACCATCGTTGATCCTTTTGGACGAGCCGACGACGGGGCTGCACCGGGAGGATGTGAACGTGTTGCTTGGCATTCTGCGCAAAATGGTGGACCGTGGACATTCCCTGCTCGTGATTGAGCATCACCTCGATGTGATTCTTGCGGCGGATTGGGTGATTGAAATGGGGCCGGAAGCGGGCTTGGAAGGCGGCAGGGTGGTTGCCGTGGGCGAACCGGAATGGATTGCGGAGCAGACGACGGTGACGGCGCCCTTCCTGCGAGGATCACAACCGGAGAATGAATCCGGGATGCGGTTGCAGGCTGCGGAGGATTTGTCGAACTATGGCAGCCTTTCGTCTATACCGGAGTGGGCACGGGAATCGCGCACGGAACTCGCCGTGCTGGGTGCGCGGGAGCACAACCTGCGGAATCTGGACGTGCGCATCCCGACGCACGCGATCACGGTGGTTACAGGGGTGTCGGGATCGGGCAAATCCTCACTGGCATTTGACATCATTTTTGCGGAAGGGCAGCGCCGATTCATGGAATCAATGTCCTCCTATGCCCGGCAGTTTGTGGAGCAATTGCCGCGACCGGACATTGATGAGTTGCGCGGGATTTCTCCCACCGTTGCGATTGAGCAGCGTGTCACACGTGGCAGTCGCAAATCTACAGTTGCTACGATTACGGAAGTGGCTCAGTACCTGCGCCTGCTGTATGCGCGCATAGGCGTGCAACACAGTCCGGTGACGGGCCAGGCGGTGGTTGCGCTTCCATTTGCGGTAGTGCAGGCAAATGCGGAACGCACTGTGCTGGAGTGGATGGAGTCAAACTCGCGCAAGACAGGGCGATTGTTTCTCTGTGCTCCGGTGATTCGCGGTCGAAAAGGCCATCATCAACCCCTTGCAAACTGGGCATCGGAACGAGGATACGAATGGATGCGTTGTGATGGAGTGCGTGTGAAGGTAAGCGAGTTCAAGAAGCTCAACCGTTACCAGGAGCACGATGTTGAAGTCATTACCCGAGTGTTGGATGGGAACGCAGAGCCTGAACACATCACCGAATTTGTCGATGCAATGAAGGAGACTGACAAGCTGGGAAAGGGCAGTTTTTTCCTGCTCGATGACAAGGCGCAAATTCTCGGAAACTTCTCCACCAGCCGCATCGATCCGAGCACGGGCATGGCCTTTCCAGAGCTGGACCCCAAGCATTTCTCCTGGAACTCCTCACGAGGCTGGTGTCCTACCTGTCACGGATATGGGAAGATTTATTCGTGGTTGTTGGAGGAAGACGACAGCCTGCCGCGACACATTGCCAATTTGCCCGATGGCACCCCGTGCCCCGAGTGTGGCGGTGATCGACTGAACTTGCTGAGTCGCCATGTGAAGCTCTACTTTCGCGATGGCAGCACCGCGAGTCTGCCAGAATTGCTGCGACTAACCTCAGAGGAGTTGCTTGAGCGCTTGACGCAACTGGAACTCGATGCACGCAGCGAGGCCATTTTGACAGACATTTACCCGCAGATTCGGGAGCGCCTGCAGTTCATGGGACAGGTGGGCATCGAATACCTTTCGCTGGACCGCGAAACCGCAACGCTGTCGGGAGGAGAGGCCCAGCGCATTCGACTGGCATCGCAACTGGGAACGAACCTGACGGGTGTGCTCTATGTGCTCGACGAACCCTCCATCGGATTGCATCCGCAGGATAACGAGCGCCTGATTCAATCGCTGGAGCACCTGCGAGAGAAGGGGAACACCCTGATTGTGGTGGAACACGATGAGGACATGATGCGCCGTTCGGACTACCTCATCGACCTTGGCCCAGGAGCGGGGGTGCATGGCGGCGCGATCATCGCACAAGGTACAGCGGAGCAGGTCATGCAGCATGACAGCTCCCTCACCGGGCGTTACCTCAGCAAGGGAATTCCCCATCCTTTGAAAGGACAGTATCGTGTGCTACCGGCACCGTATCAAGCACGTCGCAAGGATAGTGATGCGGAGTGGCTGATCCTGCAAAAAGCAAATTTGCGCAACCTGAAGGGTGACGACCTGCATCTGCCGCTGGGGCGTTTGATCATGGTCTGCGGGGTTTCGGGCGCAGGCAAGTCCACGTTGATTCGGGACCTGCTCATGCCAACGCTCCAGCATGCGATCAACCGTGAGATGGATCGACTCGATGCGAGGACGGCCAGGGCGGCAGATCTGTTTGTTGAAACCAAAGGACCTCGCCTGGCGGACTATCCTTTTGCAC
Protein-coding regions in this window:
- a CDS encoding GxxExxY protein; this encodes MKPNEEVKAVCNHVRQTGYDIHTYHGHVHLEKVYENALANRLTKSGFTVRQQEPIRVYDEDGTVLGDYFADILLEDWLILELKAVKTLAPEHTAQILGYLKSARLKHGLLINFGSCRFEIKKYAL
- a CDS encoding WYL domain-containing protein — encoded protein: MPDSTSRPPIDRLLLIYNALHSGRKITTSTLGERLGLSDRTIKRYLRYMREDLGMKIHWDPNSKSYFCDTESEYLPLLRITGEEALSLTLASQTFAAWQGSALGKALDSILSKVATLMGGAVSLPVTDLESLLSVHNPDTSETQEHRWFGSALEAIRLSRCIRISYRKPDESRARQRTLWPLHLAHMEHHWALICWDPTKREPRKFLLSRMESLALLDTTFTPPESFNLRTYLSQSFGLFTGHDQCYFIRIHFDPTAAPFLRERKWHPSQSLEEQSDGSVIASYTLNHLMDIQRWVLSWGRHAEVIEPPELRDNLRSITHQLAQRYSVHPSRKQS
- the uvrA gene encoding excinuclease ABC subunit UvrA; the encoded protein is MIQAAPITTSATHILLRGVRQNNLKGIDVDIPLGKLTVVTGLSGSGKSSLVFETLHAEGQRRYVETFSAYTRQFLDLLDKPDVESVTNIRPSIAIQQTNTVKTSRSTVGTMTELCDYFKVWFNHHCECFDPETGERVIDEYPEVIWAGLESQKWSAPVLIAFRIRKPGNLDWAEVIAPLISQGYSRFLRDGKVGKLGEIEPEKLDHAELVVIQDRIRIDEANRSRFLDSTGNAQHFGNGAVELYHDSGEFIGAYTRGLHSAKSGRKFRDKSAALFSFNTPIGACPKCRGFGRVIEIDYGLVIPDTSVSIDDGAIRAFSGEVYQESLFDLQRACRNKKIRTDVPWREMKAEHLAFVMEGEPGYQQGDFERKGSWYGVKRFFDFLQGTSYKMHVRVFLSKYRSYVNCPACNGARLQPESLCWKWEGYRLPDLYELPVRDLHALLLEKTKSTGNAQVDSAREAILSRLSYLNDVGLGYLTLNRSSRTLSGGEVERVNLTACLGTRLTDTLFVLDEPSVGLHARDINRLIRILKLLTGLGNTVVLVEHDESVMRAADYLIEIGPRPGRNGGTVVFEGDYDAIRVHPDSITGAYLSGRRKIDGTAHRLPVDLPRLPMASSTIARISDGEQPAIQIRGASKHNLKDVDVDVPLNRFVCLTGVSGSGKSTLMNHVLYQGLLQQRGRVVEDVATIRSLTIPFDLDLMLVDQSAISRTPRSNPALFVDVWEPIRKLFASTETAKASGFTHSEFSFNSGNGRCEHCQGLGYEKVEMQFLSDVFVKCPVCEGKRFKQEILETRWHGHSIADVLEMDIAEALEVFRKVPKVANGLKVLVEVGLGYLQMGQPLNTLSGGESQRLKLVSFLSKLEDGAKPSLILLDEPTTGLHREDVNVLLGILRKMVDRGHSLLVIEHHLDVILAADWVIEMGPEAGLEGGRVVAVGEPEWIAEQTTVTAPFLRGSQPENESGMRLQAAEDLSNYGSLSSIPEWARESRTELAVLGAREHNLRNLDVRIPTHAITVVTGVSGSGKSSLAFDIIFAEGQRRFMESMSSYARQFVEQLPRPDIDELRGISPTVAIEQRVTRGSRKSTVATITEVAQYLRLLYARIGVQHSPVTGQAVVALPFAVVQANAERTVLEWMESNSRKTGRLFLCAPVIRGRKGHHQPLANWASERGYEWMRCDGVRVKVSEFKKLNRYQEHDVEVITRVLDGNAEPEHITEFVDAMKETDKLGKGSFFLLDDKAQILGNFSTSRIDPSTGMAFPELDPKHFSWNSSRGWCPTCHGYGKIYSWLLEEDDSLPRHIANLPDGTPCPECGGDRLNLLSRHVKLYFRDGSTASLPELLRLTSEELLERLTQLELDARSEAILTDIYPQIRERLQFMGQVGIEYLSLDRETATLSGGEAQRIRLASQLGTNLTGVLYVLDEPSIGLHPQDNERLIQSLEHLREKGNTLIVVEHDEDMMRRSDYLIDLGPGAGVHGGAIIAQGTAEQVMQHDSSLTGRYLSKGIPHPLKGQYRVLPAPYQARRKDSDAEWLILQKANLRNLKGDDLHLPLGRLIMVCGVSGAGKSTLIRDLLMPTLQHAINREMDRLDARTARAADLFVETKGPRLADYPFARLINADAIHKVIEMDQSPIGKTPRSNPATYIGIFDTIRQIFASTPEAKMKGFDAGTFSFNTNKGRCEACSGAGRIKLEMGFMPDTYVTCDSCNGSRYKDEIQDIRWNGKSIVDVLNMPFEEALEFFDFHSGLQQVLQLMVDTGLGYIKLGQSSPTLSGGEAQRMKLVSELTKGVTSYKDRSRGIQRKNLYILEEPTIGLHQSDCEKLIELMHKLVDQGHTVVVIEHHVDLLAEADYIVEVGPGSGENGGRILYQGDLQEFLKQKKSATAPFLRSLKPQTALR